The sequence CTCTCCACGACCGAGACCAAGCGCAACGAGCTCATCATCTTCTTTGCCATCATCGCCGGACTGACGAGCTTTGGGTTCTGGGGCATGATCCTCGGTCCCGCCATCACCGCCTTCTTCATGGCGCTGCTGACGCTGGTGGAACGCAAAAACGCGATCAGCGAACGGGCGACGGATATCAGTTGAATAGCAGTCAGAGTTAAGCGTTAAGCGTTAAGCGTTAAGCGCAGCCTGTGACAATCCGTCCATTCTGTCAAGGCCGAAACGATCATTTGCGTGTCAGCCGGATCACCGAGGAATAGAGTATCCCGAAAGCGGCAGCTTGTTGCCCTTTCTTTTTCCCGGTTCGGCTTTTTCTTTGTGCATGCAAAGAAAAAGGGGAACAAACAATTGCAAATTACGCTGCCGGATAGGCACTTTCCAAAGAAGCATAAAGTTCCTCAGGCGTCATATCGCCTTTCTCTTCCCAAAGCCGCTTCATCACGACATTGTCCTCTTCCCCGTTCCAGACCTTGACGTAATGCCCCTCTTTGTAGCCGTGGTCCTGGCGGAACTGGTTGAGAATGTTCTTGCCGACGTAGAGGCGGTAGAGCGACGTGAGGTCGAGGTTGCTCATGCGGACCAGTTCGAAAAAGTCTGCGAGCAGTTTGGTCAGGTCGGGCTTGCTGTCGAGGGCGTCTTTCATCACCGACTCCACCTGGGCCATCACGAGCTTCTCGACGGCGAACCCTTCCGCTTCATCGTTGAGCATCTCGTAAAAAGGCATGATCGCGATCGCCTTCGCCGCGTCATCGAGGCTGCCGAGATCGCGCTGCTTGTACTCCTGCAGCACCA is a genomic window of Sulfurimonas sp. HSL1-2 containing:
- a CDS encoding dUTP diphosphatase, coding for MNRALQMLQLQQQLNDATNGADWEAGTTKNGKAINWKRCIYMECAEMIDSFAWKHWKNIAAEPDWANLQIEVVDVWHFVMSLVLQEYKQRDLGSLDDAAKAIAIMPFYEMLNDEAEGFAVEKLVMAQVESVMKDALDSKPDLTKLLADFFELVRMSNLDLTSLYRLYVGKNILNQFRQDHGYKEGHYVKVWNGEEDNVVMKRLWEEKGDMTPEELYASLESAYPAA